GGTCCTTGATGACGGGGACGAGCAGGGTCTGCATGACCGCGACAACGATGCCCGCGAAGGCGAGCACCGGGACTATGGCCCCGCCGGTTCTGCCGCTTCCACCGGCGGGCCGGTCGGTCGTCGTGTGCGTCATGGGGTGGGGCCTCCAGGCGGATCCGGGCGGGGTACGTGTGTGACGAACCCGTGTGCCTGGGCAACTATTCCGATGTTTTGGCGTACTAACTAATCCTTGACCTGCTCATGGGAATCTGAGCCGCCGTCACGTGTCAGGGCCTCTCAGCCGTCCTGCGCGGGGCACGGCTCGTCGGACCGGCAGACCGGCAGACCGTCGGACCGGCAGACCGTCGGACCGGCAGACCGGCAGACCGTCGGACCGGCGCCTAGAGCCACCCCTGCTGCCGGGCCTCCCGCACCGCCTCCGCCCGGTTGCGGGTCCCGGTCTTCCCGATGGCCGCCGAGAGATAGTTGCGGACCGTCGACTCGGAGAGGTGGAGCCTGCCGGCGACATCGGCGACCGTCGCCCCGTCCACCGACGCCTTCAGCACCTCGCACTCGCGGGCGGTGAGCGGATTGGGCCCGGCGCTGAGCGCGGCGGCGGCGAGGGCGGGGTCGATGACCGTCTCCCCGGTCAGCACACGGCGGATCGCCGCCGCCAGCTCCTCCACGGGCCCGTCCTTGACGAGGAACCCGGCGGCCCCCGCCTCCATGGCCCGGCGCAGATAGCCGGGGCGGCCGAAGGTGGTCAGGATCAGCACCCGGCAGTCGGGGGCCTCGTCACGGAGCCGGGCGGCGGCGTCCAGCCCGCTGATGCCGGGCAGCTCGATGTCGAGGAGCGCCACATCCGGGCGGCGCAGCAGCGCCGCGTCGACGATCGCGTCGCCGGACGCGACCTGGGCGACGACCTCGATGTCCGGCTCCATCCCGAGCAACAGGGCGAGAGCGCCGCGCATCATCTGCTGGTCCTCGGCGAGGAGGACCCTGATGGACTTCGAGGGACGGTGATCCCGGGGCATCTCGTTCACGGAGCAAGGGTAGGCCGGATGCGGCGGTTGACCTGGGAAGAAGAGGGCGAAGAAGGTGACGGGGGCGAGGGCGGGGGCAAGGCGGACGGCGAGGAGGAGGTCGAGGGCGAGGAAGACGCAGGGGGCGAGGGTGAGGAAGGGGGCGAGGGTGAGGAAGGGGGCGAGGGTGAGGAAGGGGGCGAGGGTGAGGGTGACGACGAGGAGGAAGGTGCGGGGGAGGGTGTTTCGGCGGTCGGGCCGGGGAGTTCGGCCGTCACCAGGAATCCGCCCCGCGGCATCGGGCCCGCCGACAGTGAGCCCCCGGCCGCCGCCAGGCGTTCCGTCAGCCCCTTGAGTCCCGTGCCGCCGATATCCGTCCGCGTGGCCCCCGCGGGCGGCGTCACGCCCGTCCCGTCGTCCGCGACACTCAGCCGCACGCGTTCGCCCGTACTCTCCCCGCCCGTACTCTCCCCGCCCGTGCCCTCGGCGCCCGCGCTCCTCGGCCCCATGCCCTCCACCGTGATCTCGCAGCGGGTGGCACCGCTGTGCCGCAGGACGTTCGTGACCGCCTCGCGCACCACCCAGCCCAGCAGCGCCTCCGTCGGCGGCGGCAGGGGCGGGCCCGAGCGGTGGATCACCGGAGTGACGGCCGCCGCCGTCAGGACCGAGTCCGCCCGGTCCAGTTCCGTGGCCAGGCCGCCCTGCCGGTAGCCGGTCACGGCCTCGCGGATCTCCGTCAGGGCCTGGCGGCCGACCGACTCGATGTCCGTGATCTGGAGCAGGGCCGCGTCCATGTCCCGGGGCGCCAGCCGCCGGGCGGCCTCCGACTTCACCACGATCACCGACAGGGTGTGGCCCAGCAGGTCGTGCAGGTCGCGGGAGAAGCGCAGCCGTTCCTCCTCGACCGCGCGACGCGCCAACTCCTCACGCGCCGCCCGCAGTTCACGTACCGCCTCGGTCAGGGACAGGATCGCCGCCGTCACCATCGTCGACAGGAAGGTCCCGTACGCCACGTTCAGCGCGTCCCAGCCGTCCCGGACGGAGGAGACCGTCGCCGCGAGGGCGGTGAGCGCGAGTCCGGTGCGGCCCAGCCATGGGCCGCGCATCACCGCGCCCGTGGCCAGCCCGAGCAGCGGGAAGAAGTACAGCCAGCTGCCGCCGTAGACGATCGCCAGCGCGCAGGTCACCGCGCCCATCGCGACGAGCGCCACCCGCGTCGACCTGGCGTCCCGCGTCTCCTTCGCGAAGGCGCGGAACGTGACGTAGATGTAGAGGGAGTTGAAGGTGAGCAGGCCCAGCGCGCCGATCCAGGGCAGCGGGGTCCGGCCCTGGAGGAGGTTGGAGAAGGAGCCCATGCCCATCAGCAGCCAGGGCAGCAGGGCGAATCCGGTGGGCGGCGGGCCCGGGTTCTCCGGCTCCGGCAGCCGGCCGCCCGACTTCCGCGCGGCACGCCGGGCGGCCTTGAACCGGTCCATGTCCGCCCGCCATCGGGCCCGCTCGGCGCGCCACTCGCCGACCTGGCAGGCGGCCTCTCGCATCCAGAACATGGACGACAGCGTACGAAGCGGGGGTCACGCCGGGCAGATGCCGATGTACGGACTCCGGCAGGACAAATGTCCCGGCCCGGCGTGCCGTCCGGCCCGGGACCGCGCAACTGACGCATCGTCAGGAGTATTCACAACTCAGGACCGCTCGGCTATACAACAGGGGGCGCCGGACTGGAACGCGTTCTAGATCGGCCCGTATCGACCTCGGTGCGGCCGACGGTGCGGACGGTCGTACCGAGGTCTCAGTCCAGTGAGTTGTCAGGCCTGCGCACTGTGAGGCCTGTGCGTTGTCAGTCCTGCCAGACGCCTGCCGTGTGAGATGTCCGTCCCGTCAGTTGATCAGGAGCCCCATGCCCATTGACGCCGCCAAGGCCGTCGCCGCCGAACCCCGGTCCGCAGAGATCGCCTGGGGTCGCAAGGACGTCCAGCTCTACCACCTCGGCATCGGCGCCGGCATCCCCGCGACCGACCCCGGCGAGCTGAACTACACCCTCGAATCCCGGCTGCACGTCCTGCCCAGCTTCGCCACCGTCGCAGGCAACGACTCCCCGGACGTGATCAGCGGTCTGTCCATGCCCGGCGTCGACGTCGACCTCGCGCACGTCCTGCACGGCGGCCAGAGCATCGAGCTGCACCGCCCGATCCCGGTCGAGGGCAGGGCACGCGCCACCGGGAGCATCGCCGCCGTGTACGACAAGGGCAGCGCGGCGATCCTCGTGATGCGCACCGAAGTCGCCGACGCCGACGGGCCGTTGTGGACGAGCGACGCGCAGATCTTCGTACGGGGGGAGGGCGGATGGGGCGGCGACCGGGGGCCCTCGAACCGGCTCCCGGCGCCCGACGCCGAACCCACGAAGGTCGTCGAGCGGACCGTCCGGGAGGATCAGGCGCTGCTCTACCGGCTCTCCGGGGACTGGAACCCGCTGCACGCCGACCCCGACTTCGCCGCCCGCGCCGGGTTCGAGCGGCCCATCCTGCACGGGCTGTGCACATACGGCATGACGCTCAAGGCGGTCGTCGACACGGTGCTCGGCGGGGACGTCGGCCGGGTCCGCGCGTACCGCACCCGCTTCGCCGGGGTCGTGTTCCCCGGGGAGACCCTGCGCATCCGGATGTGGACGCACGAACCGGACCGCGTCCAGGTGTCGGTCACCGCCGTCGAACGGGACGACGCACCCGTACTGGCCGACACGGTCGTCGAACACTCATGACCTCGCCCTCTTGACCCCGCCCTCGTGACCACGCACTCGTGATCATGGCCGAGCACACGTACTCGCACCTCCCTGTACGCCCCGTACACCCCTGTACATCGCTGTAGGTCCCCGAAGGGAGCCGCACCAATGCGCGCAGCCGTACTGCACGAGATCGGGCAGGACAAGCTGGACGTCCTGGACGACGTCGAGGCCGTGGGCTTCGGCCCCGGCAAGGTGAGGGTCCGGATACGGGCCACCGGGCTGTGCCACTCGGACCTCTCCGCGATGAGCGGCGTACTGCCGCAGCCGGCGCCCTTCGTCCCCGGCCACGAAGGCGCCGGGGAGATCCTCGAAGTCGGGGAGGGCGTAAGCAACTTGAAGGCCGGTGACCGGGTCGTCGTCTGCTGGCTGCCCGCCTGCGGCGCGTGTCCGGCGTGCAGGCGCGGCCAGACCGAGCTGTGCCTCGCCGGGTTCATGAACGCCGGCACCCCCAACTTCAGGCGCCCCGGCGGCGACATCTTCGGCATGGCCGGCACCGGCACCTTCGCCGAGGAGGTCGTTCTGGACGCCGGCTGTGCCGTGCCCATCCCCGACGACGTGCCCTTCGACATCGCCGCGCTCATCGGCTGCGGGGTGACCACCGGACTCGGCGCCGCCATCAACACCGCCGATGTGCGGGCCGGTTCGTCGGTAGCCGTCATCGGCTGCGGAGGCGTCGGCATCTCCGCGATACAGGGCGCGCGGCTCCAGGGCGCCGCCGAGATCGTCGCCGTCGACCCGGTGCTCTCGCGCCGCGAGTCCGCGCTCAAGTTCGGTGCCACGAAGGCGGTTTCGCCGGACGAACTGGCCGACGCCAAGCAACAGGTCACCGGCGGCGAGGGCTTCGACTACGTCTTCGAGGTCGTCGGCCGCTCCGCCACCGCCCGCACCGCCTACGACACCACCCGGCGCGGCGGCACCATGGTCGTCGTCGGCGCGGGCGCCATGGACGACAACCTCCAACTCAACATGTTCGAGCTGTTCTTCGACGAGAAGCGCATCCTGCCGTCCATGTACGGCGGCGGCGACGTCCTGCGGTCCTACGAGCGCACGATCGCCCTCTGGCGCGCCGGACGCGTCGACCTCGCGGGCCTCATCACCCACCGCGTGCCGCTCGCCGGCATCAACGAGGCACTCGACCAGATGCGTACGGGAACCGCGCTGCGTACGTGCATCGAGATCTGAAGGACGCCGATGTCACTGCTGTCACCGTCACTGCCACTTGAGGGACTCGCCGCGATCGTCACGGGCGCGGGGCGCGGTCTCGGCCGGGTCGAGGCGCTGGAACTGGCCCGGCTCGGCGCGGCCGTCGTCGTCAACGACTACGGGCAGCCCGGCCGGGACGGTTCCGGCGAGGCGTCCGCCACCCCCGCCGAGGAGGTCGCCGCCGGTATCCGCGCGGCGGGCGGCACGGCGGTCGCCCACACCGGAGACGTGGCCGATCACCAACAGGCGCGTGAACTGGTTGAGTTGGCGATCTCCGAGTTCGGCAAGCTGGACATCCTCGTCAACAACGCGGGCATCCTGCGCGACCGCATGGTCTTCTCCATGACGGAGGGGGAGTGGGACGCCGTCATACGGGTCCACCTCAAGGGGCACTTCAACACGACCCACTTCGCCGCCGCGCACTGGCGGGGGCGCGCCAAGGCGACCGGAGCACCGGTGTACGGGCGGATCGTGAACACGTCCTCGGAGGCGTTTCTCGCCGGTTCGGCGGGCCAGCCCAACTACGCCGCCGCGAAAGGCGGAATCGTCGGCCTGACCACCTCCACGGCGCTCGCCCTCGCCAAGTACGGAGTGACGGCGAACGCCATCTGTCCACGTGCCCGGACCCGTATGACCGAGGACGTCTTCCAGGGCTTCGAGCAGCCCGACACGGGCCTTGACCCCCTCGCCCCCGAGCATGTCGCGCCGCTCGTCGGCTACTTGGCCTCACCGGCTGCCGGACACGTCAACGGACAGTTGCTCGTCGTCCACGGCGGGATGGTCGCCGTCGTCGAACGCCCGCGGGTGGCCGCCAAGTTCGACAGCAAGCAGGACACCTTCACCTACGACGAACTGGACGCCCTCCTCACCCCGCACTACGCGGACCGGCCCGCCGGGGAGACGTTCGCCGCGGCGGAGGTGCTCGGCCTCAAGCGCGGCTGACAGGGCAGAGGTCGGAGGAAAGCGGCCCCGCCCGGTAACCAGCCGGGCGGGGCCGCACGTCACTCGATGTATCGATGTACCGACGTACCGTCAGGCCCTGTTCTCGGCCTGCTCGGACGGCTTGCGGTGACGGCCGTGCGGAGTCGCCTCGTCGTTGTGCGCCGAGACCGGACCCCGGTGTCTGCCCTGGCCGTTGCTGTGGCCCGTGGCCTCGTGGGCATCGGCGGACAGCGGCTGCATGGTGTTTGTGTCGTTCATCGGAAAGTCTTTCACCCCGTCAACATGATCCTTCTGACAGCCGGGTGATCTTAACCAGCCCACATCGGGGTGACACGAGCCGCACACCCCCACCGGGACTAGTTCGTTACAAGCTTCGTCACTTCGTTACCGGGCTTCCCGGCCTTCGCCACGAGCCGCCCCAGCGGAGCCTGCTGCAAGGGCACGGGCCGGGCCACG
The DNA window shown above is from Streptomyces sp. NBC_01451 and carries:
- a CDS encoding response regulator transcription factor, whose product is MPRDHRPSKSIRVLLAEDQQMMRGALALLLGMEPDIEVVAQVASGDAIVDAALLRRPDVALLDIELPGISGLDAAARLRDEAPDCRVLILTTFGRPGYLRRAMEAGAAGFLVKDGPVEELAAAIRRVLTGETVIDPALAAAALSAGPNPLTARECEVLKASVDGATVADVAGRLHLSESTVRNYLSAAIGKTGTRNRAEAVREARQQGWL
- a CDS encoding sensor histidine kinase, with translation MFWMREAACQVGEWRAERARWRADMDRFKAARRAARKSGGRLPEPENPGPPPTGFALLPWLLMGMGSFSNLLQGRTPLPWIGALGLLTFNSLYIYVTFRAFAKETRDARSTRVALVAMGAVTCALAIVYGGSWLYFFPLLGLATGAVMRGPWLGRTGLALTALAATVSSVRDGWDALNVAYGTFLSTMVTAAILSLTEAVRELRAAREELARRAVEEERLRFSRDLHDLLGHTLSVIVVKSEAARRLAPRDMDAALLQITDIESVGRQALTEIREAVTGYRQGGLATELDRADSVLTAAAVTPVIHRSGPPLPPPTEALLGWVVREAVTNVLRHSGATRCEITVEGMGPRSAGAEGTGGESTGGESTGERVRLSVADDGTGVTPPAGATRTDIGGTGLKGLTERLAAAGGSLSAGPMPRGGFLVTAELPGPTAETPSPAPSSSSSPSPSPPSSPSPPSSPSPPSSPSPPASSSPSTSSSPSALPPPSPPSPSSPSSSQVNRRIRPTLAP
- a CDS encoding MaoC/PaaZ C-terminal domain-containing protein; translated protein: MPIDAAKAVAAEPRSAEIAWGRKDVQLYHLGIGAGIPATDPGELNYTLESRLHVLPSFATVAGNDSPDVISGLSMPGVDVDLAHVLHGGQSIELHRPIPVEGRARATGSIAAVYDKGSAAILVMRTEVADADGPLWTSDAQIFVRGEGGWGGDRGPSNRLPAPDAEPTKVVERTVREDQALLYRLSGDWNPLHADPDFAARAGFERPILHGLCTYGMTLKAVVDTVLGGDVGRVRAYRTRFAGVVFPGETLRIRMWTHEPDRVQVSVTAVERDDAPVLADTVVEHS
- a CDS encoding Zn-dependent alcohol dehydrogenase, whose amino-acid sequence is MRAAVLHEIGQDKLDVLDDVEAVGFGPGKVRVRIRATGLCHSDLSAMSGVLPQPAPFVPGHEGAGEILEVGEGVSNLKAGDRVVVCWLPACGACPACRRGQTELCLAGFMNAGTPNFRRPGGDIFGMAGTGTFAEEVVLDAGCAVPIPDDVPFDIAALIGCGVTTGLGAAINTADVRAGSSVAVIGCGGVGISAIQGARLQGAAEIVAVDPVLSRRESALKFGATKAVSPDELADAKQQVTGGEGFDYVFEVVGRSATARTAYDTTRRGGTMVVVGAGAMDDNLQLNMFELFFDEKRILPSMYGGGDVLRSYERTIALWRAGRVDLAGLITHRVPLAGINEALDQMRTGTALRTCIEI
- a CDS encoding 3-oxoacyl-ACP reductase → MSLLSPSLPLEGLAAIVTGAGRGLGRVEALELARLGAAVVVNDYGQPGRDGSGEASATPAEEVAAGIRAAGGTAVAHTGDVADHQQARELVELAISEFGKLDILVNNAGILRDRMVFSMTEGEWDAVIRVHLKGHFNTTHFAAAHWRGRAKATGAPVYGRIVNTSSEAFLAGSAGQPNYAAAKGGIVGLTTSTALALAKYGVTANAICPRARTRMTEDVFQGFEQPDTGLDPLAPEHVAPLVGYLASPAAGHVNGQLLVVHGGMVAVVERPRVAAKFDSKQDTFTYDELDALLTPHYADRPAGETFAAAEVLGLKRG